TAAAAAGGAAAAAATGGGACCTTGCAATTAAAGCTTTTAATAAGGCATTAGATAACAGATTAAATATAAAAATATGCTATAAAGGTATGTTAAAGAAAGAGATTCGTAAATATTCTAATTATCCTGAAATTACGGAAATAATAAATGGACTACTTTTGAAAGCAGATTCCGAAGAACTCCAGAAGCATTACGATTCCACTATATTCCAAAAGATGCTTGATAAAGATATAGAACTTGCAAAAATTCATCATGACATTGGATGCGCATACTTTATGAAAGATGATTTACAAAATGCAATTTCCCATTTTCGGATGTCTCTAAAAATATGGCCAAACTCGGAAGGAACAAAGAAAAATCTAAAAGCTGCTTTGGAAAAACAAAAAAAAGGCACATAAAAATTTAATTATAAATGTCCCAACCTACAATCCTATAATTTTGCCCTGACTTATTATCTGTAAATCTTACTGAGTTTGCTATATTTTTACTTTTTAAAATTAAAGAAAAAATTTGACATAAAAAATCACATTCAATGGTTAGCATCGTGTCTATGAAAAAGAAAAATATTAGAAACTTCTGTATTATTGCACATATTGACCACGGAAAATCTACATTGGCAGATAGATTTCTTGAAGTAACTCATACAGTGAATAAAATCGCATTTGAACAGGTTCTTGATGATATGGATTTAGAAAGAGAAAGAGGCATAACAATAAAAGCTCATCCTATAAGAATGAAATATTTTTATACGAATAATGAATATACATTAAATTTGATAGATACTCCCGGGCATGTGGATTTTTCCTATGAAGTTTCACGAAGTATAGCTGCATGCGAAGGTGCAATACTCCTTGTTGATGCATCTCAAGGTATTGAAGCTCAGACTTTAAGTAATTTATATATCGCTCTTGACCATAATTTAGAAATAATTCCTGCAATAAACAAAATAGACCTATCTTCTGCAAATGTAGAAAAAGTTAGAAAAGACCTTTCTGACCTTATTGGTGTTTTTGAGGAAGATATTTTCCTTGTTAGTGCAAAAGAAGGGATTGGAATTACTCCTTTATTGGATGCAGTAATAGAGAAAATTCCTCCACCTCCTTCAAAATTCAAAGAAACTCGTGCTCTTATCTTTGACTCTCAGTATAATCAATATAGAGGAGTTGTAATTTACATCCGAGTATTTGATGGTGAATTAATAAAAGGTGACAGAATAAAATTTTTTGCAACAGATAAAATATATGAAGTTGAAGATATTGGTCACTTTGGTTTGAAAATGGAACCATGCGATAAACTTTCTTCAGGCGAAGTAGGCTACATCATTGCAGGTGTAAAAGGAGTCCGTGAAGCAAAGGTTGGAGATACTGTAACACTTGCAGAAAATCCTACTACAAATCCCTTATCTGGTTTTAAAAATCCCAAGCCGATGGTTTTCAGTGGTATATATCCTATGGATGGTGCATATTACAATAATCTTCGTGATGCTCTTGCAAAATTTCAACTTAATGATACCTCATTAGTTTATGAACCAGAAAATTCGTTAATTCTTGGTTTCGGTTTTCGTTGTGGATTCCTCGGACTGTTACATCTTGAAATTTTCAAAGAAAGAATAAACCGTGAGTATGGAATTTCAATTATTTCTACTACTCCAAGTGTGGAATTTATTGTAAAAAAGAAAAATTACCAAGAAATTATTGTAGACAATCCTTCTCTTATGCCCGAGATTGGAGAGATAGAATATATAAAAGAACCAATAATGGATTGTGAAATTCTTGTTCCAACTGAGTATATTGGCAACATTATGAGATTAGCTCAAGAAAGAAGAGGAATACAAAAAAATCTGGAATACTTAGATGAA
The window above is part of the Candidatus Cloacimonadota bacterium genome. Proteins encoded here:
- the lepA gene encoding translation elongation factor 4, giving the protein MKKKNIRNFCIIAHIDHGKSTLADRFLEVTHTVNKIAFEQVLDDMDLERERGITIKAHPIRMKYFYTNNEYTLNLIDTPGHVDFSYEVSRSIAACEGAILLVDASQGIEAQTLSNLYIALDHNLEIIPAINKIDLSSANVEKVRKDLSDLIGVFEEDIFLVSAKEGIGITPLLDAVIEKIPPPPSKFKETRALIFDSQYNQYRGVVIYIRVFDGELIKGDRIKFFATDKIYEVEDIGHFGLKMEPCDKLSSGEVGYIIAGVKGVREAKVGDTVTLAENPTTNPLSGFKNPKPMVFSGIYPMDGAYYNNLRDALAKFQLNDTSLVYEPENSLILGFGFRCGFLGLLHLEIFKERINREYGISIISTTPSVEFIVKKKNYQEIIVDNPSLMPEIGEIEYIKEPIMDCEILVPTEYIGNIMRLAQERRGIQKNLEYLDEKRVSIHYEFPLIEVLFDFYDKLKSVSRGYASFDYDYKEHRISDVQKVDILVNGDKVDAMSFITHSDKAFAWGKSITEELKKIIPRHLFKIAIQAAIGNKIIARSTINALRKDVTAKCYGGDITRKRKLLEKQKKGKKRMKEVGQVSIPQEAFLAVLKADRS